The genomic stretch CGAATGTTTCAAGCGCCAGTTCCAGCACATCCCGCTGTTTCAGCTTTTCTATTTCTTCTTCACTTATATCCTCTGAGGTAAGCATGGACAGGAGCATCTCGGGCAGGAACTTAATTTTGTTCCAGAACCGCATCATCCTCCAGGTACGCAGGAGCGTTATGCGGATATCCCGGTCGGCAAGGACGATTTCTGCCCCCGTTTTTTCTGCCTGGTCTATAGCACGCAGCATCTCTTCGCCGGGCTTGATGCCGAATTTGTCGGCGATCTTTTTTTGAAATGATGCCATCAGCAGTTGAGAGAGCAGAAGAGACGTCTGCTTTTCCCGAATTACTTTGACGATATCGGTCTCCTGCCACTTCTTGTTATGTTTGATTGCTTCAAACCGTGCACTGCAGAGTTCAACGCATACCGTATCCGGTTTTTCGGCTGCGATGACCTGTTCGACGAGCTCTGAGCTTTCCCGGGACACATGGGCGGTACCGACCAGGATAATTTCTTTGCCGTCATGCATCAGGCGATGTATGTTTTGATGTTCCAAGCGTTGTTCCTTTGTTGAGCAAGAAATAGGTGCTGGAAGGTACCAGCATTTTTGGTAATTGTAAAGGAAAATGCTTTTCCCGAAAAATAGATATTGACACTTCCAACACAGTAGGACAGGCGTCCCGCCTGTCCATAATGTTGAATCGCTTAGACAGCCGAGACGGCTGTCCTACGGGATGGGGCGGACAGTCTTAATTTTCAATGTCTATTTTGACAATCTCGTAAAAGTCAAATTTCTACCCTTTTTGTCATTCCCGCGAAAGCGGGAATCCAGCAAATTCAACCTGTTATAGACTCCCACTTTCGCGGGAGTGACGTACAAAATGACTTTTTACGAGCACATCATTTATTTTAGGGCATTTCCCGTAACTGTATTTACGGATACTCGAAAAGGTGCTATGTGAGAACGAAATAAAAAGGGGTTGTAGAATATGGACATTAAAGCTGGAGATATTATGGAAGTGAAAATAAATACTGTTGCCTTCGGGGGCGATGGTATCGGCCGTATCGATAATGTGGTGATCTTTGTCCCCTTCACGGTGGATGGTGATGTAGTGGAAGTGGAGATTACCGAGTTTAAGAAACAATATTTAAGGGGAAAAATAAAGAAGATATTAGTGCCTTCGCCTCAAAGGGTTGAGCCGAGATGTCCCTATTTTTCCGAATGCGGCGGATGTCAGTATCAGCATATCCTGTATGAATATCAGCTTGAGATTAAAAAAAGACAGGTTGTGGAATCCTTTGAAAGGATCGGAAAGCTGAAAATACCTTTTACAAAGGAGATAATCCCCTCGCCTGAGAGTTTCGGGTACAGGGGAAAAGCAGAATGTCATGTCGGTTTCAGCAGAGGGCAAACTCCGAAAATCGGATTTATGGATGTTGAGGGGGGTACCCTTGTCGCCGTTGAGCGGTGTGACCTCATGGAAGAAACTATTAACAGAGCGTTAAAGGATATCCGGGATGACCTGATTGCGGGGAGAACGAAGATACATGATGAAAGGCAGATCATCTGGTCTGAAAT from Syntrophales bacterium encodes the following:
- a CDS encoding TRAM domain-containing protein; this translates as MDIKAGDIMEVKINTVAFGGDGIGRIDNVVIFVPFTVDGDVVEVEITEFKKQYLRGKIKKILVPSPQRVEPRCPYFSECGGCQYQHILYEYQLEIKKRQVVESFERIGKLKIPFTKEIIPSPESFGYRGKAECHVGFSRGQTPKIGFMDVEGGTLVAVERCDLMEETINRALKDIRDDLIAGRTKIHDERQIIWSEIPGEEKVAGTPEHVTRKVKGKSLTVPYNGFFQANIFLLDTLVDCVMEMGALAGSGTVLDCHCGSGLFSFFLAGYVRQVLGIELDRKSVECARLNYKNHGISNADVF